From a single Mobula birostris isolate sMobBir1 chromosome 13, sMobBir1.hap1, whole genome shotgun sequence genomic region:
- the LOC140207365 gene encoding uncharacterized protein has product MCQDLFGAFCQDPILGVWGLTMCQEPFGVCGVSQCVRTLSGVCGVHSGSGPCQGCVGSQCVSGPCQGCVVSQCVRTPLGCVGSHSVSEPCHGCVGSHSVSGPCQGCVASHSASGHCQGCVGSHSVASDPCQGCVGSHRVSGPSQGCMGTHSVPGPCQGYVGFHSVSGHCQGCVVSHSVSEHCQGCVGSHRVSGPSQGCVGSYSVSSPSRGCVRTHVNYEQV; this is encoded by the exons atgtGTCAGGAcctttttggggcct tctgtcaggaccctatcctgggtgtgtggggtctcacaatgtgtcaggaaccttttggggtgtgtggggtctcacagtgtgtcaggaccctgtcaggtgtgtgtggcgtccacagtgggtcaggaccctgccagggttgtgtgggatcgcagtgtgtgtcaggaccctgtcaggggtgtgtggtctcacagtgtgtcaggacccctctggggtgtgtggggtctcacagtgtttctgaaccctgtcacgggtgtgtggggtctcacagtgtgtcag gaccctgtcagggctgtgtggcgtctcacagtgcgtcaggtcactgtcaggggtgtgttggatctcacagtgt tgcttctgatccctgtcaggggtgtgtgggatctcaccgtgtgtcaggaccctctcaggggtgtatggg gactcacagtgtgccaggaccctgtcagggttatgtggggtttcacagtgtgtcaggacactgtcaggggtgtgtggtgtctcacagtgtgtctgaacactgtcaggggtgtgtgggatctcaccgtgtgtcaggaccctctcaggggtgtgtggggtcttacagtgtgtcatcACCCTCTCGGGGGTGTGTTAGGACTCAcg TAAATTATGAGCAGGTTTAA